In Odocoileus virginianus isolate 20LAN1187 ecotype Illinois chromosome X, Ovbor_1.2, whole genome shotgun sequence, the genomic window GTGGTTTGGAGAATGTCCTTGTGAAGAGCCAGAAGCTGAAATATATAGAGGTGAAATATCCGCAGGTAATTCAGGCAAATTGTGCAGAGAAAATTCTGTACTTGGTTGAAGAATTTTGTATCAACATCTAGTTAATGCAGTCCACAGACTAGAGAGAGCAAGCAGAGTTTCCTTTGTACCTGATAAGTGGTAAGCTAGACCACCATCTCCCCCAGCAGCACCTGGAGCACTGAAAGGTTTCAAGTTGCGGCAGCACACCACGGAGGCAAAGACAGGGTTGTACGCGCATCTTTGCTTAAACACACTAGTGCGCGTGCAAACATGCATGCAGACTCTACACACTTTACGGCAGTCATGCAAAGGCAAAAAGGCTTCGCGTTCCCAAAGACGGGCATGACAGTGGCACGTGTCCTCTGGCGCACTTTACGGCGGAAACGCAAAGTCACGAGGGCAGGCCACGCCTCTGCCCGCAAAGGAACACAGGACACGTGCTGTCTGGCATGCTTTACGGCTGTCGCGTGTAGGTGCGAGACTTGGGGCTGATGCAGCTTCCGGGTAGGCTGAGGTTTGAGGTTCTACGCCCCATGTCAGTATTGGTTAGCTGTTCGTTTGTTGGTGCTCTCAAGTCTTGACGATCATGGCAGCAGTGGTGGCTCTGTGGCGGAAGGCGATGGAGACCGTGAAGACTAAGGAGTTCCGAGATTACCTGACCAGCACGCACTTCTGGGGCCCAGTGGCCAACTGGGGCCTCCCACTGGCCGCCTTCAGGGACATGAGGGCATCACCGGACATCATCAGTGGCCGCATGACGACTGCGCTCATCTTCTACTCGATAGCCTTCATGCGCTTCGCCTACCGTGTACAGCCTCGCAACTTGCTGCTGATGGCGTGTCACGGCACCAACATAGTGGCCCAGAGTATGCAGGCGGGCCGCTACCTGATCTACCACTATGGCGGCGGCACCACGGCAGCCACCACTGCTGCTGTCTCTGCCGCCTCTGCCACCTCAGCGAATTCTACTGCAGCTACCACCCCTGCAGCTGAAGACCCTAGGGCTGACAGCGACTGCCGGGAGATCATCTACTGTTGTCTAGTGACCTGGTCCTGTGATTGAGTGGCCTGATCCAATCTCTGCGGCTTCCACGCACTGAACTAATCTTCCTAAACGAAAAGGTTTAAAGTTTGGTTTTGACTCTGAAACAGTGCAAATTTGATCAAAAGCTGCAGTTCAGTTAATAAAAAATGGCAAAGAGCACAGAACTGATGCTGTTGAGTACCGTTTATTTCGTGGAGAAATAAAATGGTTTTTAGGTTAGGGTAGATTGGCTAGTCTTCCTCTCTGCGGGGCCTGCAACTTGAAGGTTAATTTATGTAGGGGAGGAAGAGTGAATGAAAAACACTTCaaagtattgatttttaaaaaaaaaaaaagctctcttgGGAACACGTTTTTGGTACTTGTTTTGGGTGTTCAGGTTTAAATAAGGGTGCTTAGTAGAATATGACTTTAAAAACTTGATATAGCCACAATCTCTTTATACCAATAAATTCAAGGGCTCTTTCTACTGAGGTAAATATTTCCAAGTGTGTTTAAATGAATTCAGTGATATCCAGCTTAGAATTTTAAGGTGTACTTAGCAAGAGACCGTAGAATCTCTTGGTGACCGAGAACAATGATAGAACCTTCCATGGAAACAAGATAAATAACTGAGGTCAGTGGCTGTCAACCCGGAATTCTtggtaaatagaaaataaaagcaagatcataatcctttcctcttttcctcatgCCTAAAAATGGGGGAAATGGCAGTTTGTAAAACTGGTGAACTTATCGCCCAATGTTGCATGCTAGCTAGGGTTGGGGGTGAGGGTCAGTGGTCAACAGTATCAACCCAGGGTATCCCTCTCTAGGAGGACTTCCTAAGTGACtaggtggtaaggaatccacctgccaatgcaggagatgcagaagacatgggtttgatccctgggtgaggaagatcccctgaaagaggaggaaatggcaactgaccagtattcttgcctgggaaatcccaaggacagaggagcctgggggtctcaaagaatcagacatgactaagcacacagacatCCATGCTAGTCCATGGGGGgggaggggtcacaaagaattggatatgactaagtGCATGCAcatgcgcacacgcacacacccatGCTAGGAATCCTATGAGTGCTCAAGGATTTGCTTAAACCTGGGAGCGTGAGGCGGGAAAAAGATAAGGATGGGGTTGTGAGTGTGAGACCATTACCTCTACAGCAGAGGCTGCCCTCTAGAATTTGATCCCAAATCCCCCGAATCCCTTGGGAGAATGCAGAAGGTTCCAAAGTGATCTACTGGGGAACCTCAATTAATGCAAGTGTTCAAAGGTGCTTACACCCTGCTTTTGTCAAAGATTTCAAATGCAAAGACACTGAAAACAACTCTGAAAGCTTCTGAAGACATCAGGTTTTGGACAAGACGGGCACAAGTTTACCTTCTGTGGCATCTACACAACAATCCTCTTTGGAGGCAGTCTCTGCATTTCACATTTTGCATACAGGGGGGAaaacaaattctggaaaatgaCAGCATAtgagttatctattgctgtgtaacagatCACCCCCACActtagcttaaaacaacaaatatcTCACACAGAGTTTTGGAAGGTCAGCAATCTGGGAGGGGCTTAAGTGCTTCTGGCTTGGTCTTTCAGCTGTCTGCTGGGGCTGCAGTCTCTGAAAACttgcctggggctggaggatccacttccaagctcattcacaCAGTTGTTTGCAGGAGGCTTCACTTCCTTGTCATGTGGGCCATAGGGCTGCTCACAACATGGCTTCCCCCCAGAGAAGGTGTTCCAAGAGACAGAAAGTCCAAGATGGAAGTTGCAGTCTTTTATAGCTTAACCTGGGAGGTGACATACTATCACTTCAGCTGTCTTTGCTTGGTCACATAGACCAACCTTGGTGCACTATGGGAAGACAACAGAAGGGTAGGGATAGCACGAGGTAGGGATGATTGGGGGCCATCTTGGAGGCTGGCTGCCACACACGGTTCTGAAGTAAAAATTTTCATACCTTTCTGAAACTCAGTAGAAAGTAATAAATCATGCAAGATCATTGCCCACCTTCCCCAAGAGAGGTCACAAAATGCTCAGTTTACAGTTGTGCAATCATTACAAACAAGCATATATCATAGAGGATGGTTCTTGAGGAGCAGGAAAGAAGTCTCTGGAAGACGTGGTAGCTTCTAATATTTCAGATAGTTCAGACATACAATAataaaaagcagttctaaaagttCTGAAATGAATCATAACCTTGGTATCAAGATTTTTATTGAAACTTTAAAGGATTTTCCCCCTTTGCTCTTACATGAGtagaaattaatatatttctaGATTTGTTTTACAAAGTATATTTTGTAATTTGAATATTGCATTTCAGTCAAGGGCCACTGTCTGTTGAAGACATATGAGAGCAGGTAGGTTTCTAATTAACCTGGTAAGGGGAAAGGGGGTAATCCCTGCTGATAATTTCCTGTCACTCTACATTTATAATTTAGAAGCCAAAACGGTTAGAGAAAAAATCCCAAAGATTGCTACGCCTCCATTCTCATGCAAGGCTTCACTTACAGGATCTAATTTGTAGTACGCCCACCCAGCTCAGAGCTCCAACCCTTTGTTGTCTATGATATTAGTGTTTACAGCCATGTAAGTGattaatactttaataaaaatgcacTCTTCAAATCATTAGGGTAATAATCATTTCATAATCCCCCCAAACTCTCAAACATAATCCTTTCTGGCCTTGACAACTTGACTTAAAACTGTCTACAGTTCTCTACCATTGCTTTATAAAGCAATAACATTTTCCAAATTGGCACAGCTCTTTTTCCAAAAGTTTTTCTTACTGACACACTTCAGTTATTTCCCAGAATTGTGGTTTTGTATTGAGTTTAATACATAATGTCTTTCTCTTGAGGTCCTCTGACTTTCCCAGCAAAACCCAAGATAAAATCCAAAGAACTGCCTTATCCTTGCAACTTGAATGCTACAACCATTTTGCTCCTATAATTCTTTCAAAACTATGAACCTTATACCATGTACCAGGGAGAGGCCAGGTGCACATCGCATTGCTGGACCAAAACAAGGCATCTGGAGATGAAACAGCGCTGTGTGGGAAGGAAACCACTTCCTGGGCTTCTCCTGACCCTGACAACTCACAAATGCCCCTGGAGAGGGAGCTGACACCCACAATAATGTAGACCACAATATATTCCAGCAAATGTGACACACAGGTTTTACAGCTTGAGTTTATGTCTAGtattttgaaatacaaaattttaatgaaaaattttcaaaatacaggAGTGCACATTGTCGTTCAAATTTCATATGGGAGTGTGCCAAGGACAGAAAAGCCAAATTCGACCCCAATTCCTTTCGCAGAGGCGACCTGGGGAAAAAACTTGGGAAAACCTGAAAGCGCCATAATTTTATAGCATGCTATacatttttggggctccaaaatcactgcagatggtgactgcagccatgaatttaaaagacgcttactccttggaaggaacattatgaccaacctacgtagcatattgaaaagtagagatattactttgccaacaaaggtctgtctagtcaaggctgtggtttttccagtggtcatgtatggatgtgagagttggactgtaaagaaagctgagcgtcaaagaattgatgcttttgaactgtggtgctggagaagactcttgagagccccttggactgcaaggagatccaaccagtccatcctaaaggagatcagtcctgggtgttcactggaaggactaatgctgaagctgaaactcccaatactttggccacctcatgagaagagttgactcattggaaaagaccctgatgctgggagggattgggggcaggagaaggggatgacagaggatgagttggctggatggcatcaccgactcgatggacatgagtttgagtaaactccgggagttgatgatggacagggaggcctggcgtgctgcgattcatggggtggcagagtcggacacgactgagcgactgaactgaacgcatTGTTATACATTCTGCTTTTCTATCTATATGTCTTAGACATCATTTCCTATCACAGCATGGCAGCCTTACCTCCTTTTTTAACAGTCGTGCAATTCTTGGCAACATGGATGTGCTGTGATTATTTAACTGGTCCTCTCTCCATGGCTGCCTGCCAAGACTGCTGTGAACACACTTCTGTGCACGCTCTGTGCCCTCATACAGAGATCCAGAAGGTTGATGtccctgcacacacacagtttGCTTTAAAGCCCCCTCTGGGCAtgtcttcttttaaattaaatgctGGCCACACCTCGTGGGtcatgggatcttagtcccccacatcagggattgaacctggggctcatgcagtgaaagtactgagtcctaaccactggacaaccaagaGAATTCCCTGAATTCATTTAATTCATCAGGGCAGACAATAAATCCAATAAGATGAGAGCTCACGTATCATTGTCCATACTGTACAAATCTTCACTTTTGCATCTActtcagtgcctggcatgtggctGACACTTGCTAAATGTTTGTTTAGTagataaggaaaaatgaaatagataCAAGAGGAACGAAATAAAAGTATTCAAAACCCAAAGTTCCTAAGGTGAGAAACCAGATCTTAAATTGGTTAGTGAAGCAAGATTTGATTTGATCCCAAGTTTTGTTACTTTATATCTAGAAACTAGGAAACATTTCATGAAGTTTCTTAGtttggttgggggaggggaggttgcAAGATGAAAGAAAATTGCAACTGTACTACTGAAGTCTTCTAAAGGTATTCcaggaaatgaagagagaaagaaaaagcaagattaAAGACCAAATAGTAGCATGAAAGATGAAAGCAGGAAGTTACAGGCATATGTGCATTCACCCAGGTTTTACACCATTACATTCAATGCATTTTAATGTAAGAATACACCAAATatatcccccacccccattccctaAAAATCACATCCTTGATGGGCAGCTGAGTAAGCAAAGGAGCAGGGCTTCACTTGGGTTGGACTGGAAGCACTTTCTCCGGGCAGTGGGGAATGTGGCAAGCCTGTCCCTGAAGATCCAGGGGCAACATGGGCTAGCTCAGCACCGCTGTGCttttgtgcttagtcattcagtcatgtccaactctttgcaactccatggactgcagcccaccaggctcctctttccatggggattctccaggcaagaatactggagtgggttgccattccctcctccaggggatcttcccaacccagggatcaaacccaggtctcctgcattgcaggtggattctttaccatctgagctaccagggaagcccaagaatactagagtgggtagcctatcccttctccaggggatcttcccaacccaggaatcaaactggggtctcctgcattgcaggcagattctttaccagccgagctataagggaagcccattggCTTTGGAGATGAGCAGATGTGGGGAAGGTGAGGGTAAAGCTGATCCCACAGACCACTGCACATAACAGGACAGGGGTTTGCAGTTCAAGAAACAAATAGGACAAAGCGGAAAGTGGATGACTTTTGGGGTAAGAGGAACAGAGTGAATTTATGAAGTTGCTGAAAGAAAATGATGTCTTTGAACTTCCATAAGAATGTTCAAATTCTCATAACAAAGGACCAGGCTTGGTTAACAATGTAATGAATATTTACATCTATGAATACCTCTACACTATCAGCCAACCCTTCAGTTAAGGAATATTCATCAAGCACCCACGGACCACACCCTGTGCTCAGCACTTGAAATAACTGAACAGAAAGAGCTGTGATACCAGCCTGGGCCCTCCCGCTATGCTGTCAGTCATGTTACTGTATTCTCAGCCTAGCTCTCTGTCTCATTGTCTCAGGCTACTAGAAACGGGTACTCAGTCTTCTACTAACTGGAAATGCTGGCAAGAAGGAAGGATTTATATCTCAACATCAATACATCACAGCCCACCTGTGGGCATCCTCATGATTGAGACTTTAAGGCAAGGGTATGTGTACCAGTGGGCAGAGAACTCGGTGTGGCCCTTTACAACAGGCCTGGCCGAACACAAGCCTAGTTACTGTTGAAGCAGTTAAGAGTTTTAGGACCAGAAAAGAATGTCACCTTTTAAACAgcaacacaaaatgaaaaacaaaccacacacaaaaaaaaccctgGATGATACCAAGTTTGGTACAAGAGTACCTAATATTTTTTGGTTGGTACAGATAAAAACACCAAGCTtgtgaatgttaaaaaaaaaaaaaaatactcccgAAGAGTCAAAGAAAAGTCCAGGAAAAGAACACAAATCCCTTTTTGTTTGAGTGGAGTACTCCGGAGAGTTTTTCCTTTGGTCAGAAAAGGATGCCTGAGATGGAAGCCTGGGTGACTTTCATAGAACACGCCTGATCTTTGTGGAAGGTCGACCTAAAATAGAAGagaacatttaattttcttcatgagggaaaaaagtaaaacactGAATACCATTACTTTAATGAGTTTTTCTTATGAAAAGTAACAAGTTGCCATTATTAACGTCACAGCTAAGAGCAAGGCATCACTGCTATCATTTTAGGACTGAagcgcctttttttttttccccatttatttttattagttggaggctaattactttacaacattacagtggtttttgtcatacattgaaatgaattagccatggatttacatgattGTCATAAAGTTGATTCATGTCAGACTAGCCGAATGACTTCAGGTATACTTGACTAAACAAAGCTGGCAGGGAGTTTATTTTGAATTAGTTCACAGATGTGAGACCTACCAATTAGAAAGAGCACAAAGCTCTGTGTTCTTTCAAATAATAAGGACACAGTGAAACTTCAGATGAGGCTGGGTGTGCTATGGCCTTACCTAAGAGAACAGACATCAAAGAGATGAGGCCATTCAGTCCTTATTTAAACGTCATATGCTTAAACTCACCTCAGGCCTTCCCTTCAGGTGTCTGTACCCCAGGTTCCTTTGAATCTGGTTTTAGATGCTGTTGACGGAGGCTGTCTAGCTTCTGCATATCTTCTGTCAGACCATTTCTAAGACCCTCATTGTTTCTTAGAAATTCTTTTACCACTTCCAGTTGGTTTAAGATCTGTATGAAGAAGCCATACAATGCACAGCTTAGCTAATTTTATAGCAGACTTGAAATTCAGATGAAAAACTTACTAGCTCCAAAACTGAGTCCTGCTCCTGTGTCTACCAATAGCTGGTTTTGGGACCACACAAGGGAATGTTTGCTTGTCtccttaaaaatttttgcttttaggggtttatatccaaaatacataaagaactcatatgaTTCAATAGCACAAAAACTACCCaagttaaaaatggacaaaggacctgaacaggcattttcccaaagaaaacctacaaatggccaacaggtacatgaaaaggtgctcaagaGCATTAATCATCAGCGAAATCCAAGTTAAGACCACAAtgaggttatcacctcacacctattagaatggtcaTCCTCAAAAAGAGATAACAGATGCTAGTgaaggtgtgaagaaaagggaaccatgagcactgttggtagaaatgtaaattggtacagccactttggaaaacaatatggaggatcttcaaaaaatttaaaaaggaactaccatatgatttagAAATTTGACCTCTGGGAACGtatctgaataaaatgaaaacatcatgctGAAGAGATATCTACATCTACATGTTAATAGCAGCAtaattcacaatagctaagacaagGAAACAATGTGAGTGTCCATAAACttacaaatggataaagaagatgtggtacatatacacaatggaatattatttggccataaaaagacgGAAATACTATCATTTGAgacaacacggatggacctggagggcattatgataagttaaataagtcaagcagagagagacaaatactccatgatctcacttatatgtggaatctaaaacaaaaacaaaaaaaataaattcttatgaaaagagatcagatttgcaGTTACCAGAGGTGGGAATGGCTAAGTGAGTAAATCTTAACTGTTCTTACCACAAGGTAAAAAccatctttttccctttttttggcatctatatgagatgatgtcATATAAATATAGGAAGTCCcctagaaaaaatttttaaagattttttttttgctgtaagaCTTCCTGAATAGGTAtatacctatgtgtgtgtgtttacatatacatatgtatacatatacacaaatatgatatatatgtatattaaaaaaatgaagccctttcattttgaattttgtatccacttattataattaaatatatacacacacatacatacaagggcttccctggtggctcagtggtaaagaatccacctgtcaatgcaagagatgcacatacatacacatatatgtatgtacacacatatacaaatgtatacaCAAATGCATATAAGTGtatacactcacacatatacagCTCTTTCAGTTTGAATTTTGTACACATGTATGACTATTAAAAATGTCTACATATGTACATTTATTACTATtcagtatttataaaaatatacatacctaTTCACTAGTAGTAAATATACTggtataaaattcaaaatgaacACAGGGTACAAGGTAAAAAGTTGGTTCTCTGTCACATCCTTTCCCTAGTCACTCAGTTCCTCTTAGAGGTGACCATAGTGTTCTTGTATCTCTTCCAGAGATACTCCATGCATTTACATAtgaacacatgtatatatatgtgcacacattttttaaattccagttttattgagatataatgggCACATACACATTTTACAAAAACACAAGTGGCAGCATATTAGATGTtattcaactgattttttttctatatcggAATATAAAGAGTGgcctcatttttttaatgtctgaataGTTTTTTAGTTATGGatgtttcatattttaacatattatttCAAGCCTTCTGCTAAGAGAAATGCTGCTGTAGTAACTAACCTGGGACATGTGTCATTTTGCATAAAGTGACAGGTTATTTGTAGGATCTGCTTTTAGAAGCAGAATGGAGTTTTAATtaatagttttctgttttaatgttAATAGATTTTGCCAAAACTGTCATCTCTAGAGGTTACAGCAATTTAAACTCCCATCAGTAACATACTTCTTGACATTTAAACTTAATAAAAGTGTGTACTCTCAGAATAGTACCACAGACATGTTTTCACTCAGCTTATCCCAGGATACCCTCAACTGGTCACTGTGCTTATTACAAAGAGGAAAGTTATTAACCTTTTGGGGtgtggtgaatttttttttaaatgggaaggaagggaggacgGGAAGGGACTTGTGGCCAGGATGAACAGGGAGCAAAGCTGAGGTCTTCAGGTAGGTTACTAAGTAGATGGGGATGTTCCCTTCAGCTAGAGCtgggttggttttctttttttttttttttccaattcatttttattttttggccatgcatatgtgatctcagttccctgaccagggaacgaactcgagcccctgcagtggaagcgcagagtcttaaccactgaactaccaggaagtCCTAGCTGGAACTGTTTATTACATGGCTAGAAACAAGCCTACAGCCCCTGAAagactgttgttgctgttgttgtttagtcgctaagttgtgtccaactcttcgtgaccctatggactgtagcccaccaggctcctccgtccatgggatttcccaggcaagaatactggagtgggttgccatttcctcctccagcatatctttctgacccagggatcaaacctgcctctcctgcttggcaggtggattctttaccactgagtcacctggaaagccctgccTGAAAGATATGTGtgatgcttagtcgctcagtcctgtctgactccttgcgaccccatggactgcagttgggcaggctcctctgtccttgggaattctccacggaagaatactggaatgggttgacatgccctcctccagggcatcttcctgactcaggaatggaatcagggtctcccacgttgcaggaggattctttaccaaatgagccaccagggaagccccttaaataataaatttggaaACCATAAAGATGTGCAATGAAGCTTATATCAATGACATTATTCATAGTGGACATTAGACACTGTGGGTACTGCACTGTTAGTGCTTATTGCCTGTGCCAGGCATTCTAGATGCAGCCCAGGGTCCTTCCCATTACGGCATTCCCATCAGATGCCTGAGACCATGCCAGCCTGGTCTGTGCACTAAGATGGACTGGGGTCCTCCCTCCTCAGAGACCTTCTCATTTGATGTCCTGAGAGCTATGATCCTTTGTGCTGTCACCTCCTGACCCTCTCTGCTCTTGAAATGTGCTTAAAAAGAGATGATTATTTTAGCGTGGGGGGAAGATAAAGAGTCaaaaggagtttttttttaattattaagaaTGGGGAAGTCTTGTGCACCTTAAGTGGGAAGAGGAAGTAAAGATGGAAAAACTAAGTCCTAGAAAAGTTATGGAATGCAGTTGGATAGACTTGGGTATTGaaacccagctctgtcacttaactagctgtg contains:
- the MPC1L gene encoding mitochondrial pyruvate carrier 1-like protein, with translation MAAVVALWRKAMETVKTKEFRDYLTSTHFWGPVANWGLPLAAFRDMRASPDIISGRMTTALIFYSIAFMRFAYRVQPRNLLLMACHGTNIVAQSMQAGRYLIYHYGGGTTAATTAAVSAASATSANSTAATTPAAEDPRADSDCREIIYCCLVTWSCD